The following proteins come from a genomic window of Nicotiana tomentosiformis chromosome 12, ASM39032v3, whole genome shotgun sequence:
- the LOC104086344 gene encoding uncharacterized protein translates to MHKTLSFPSPDTMKIPTTRGLATNSTAPFLSRISKSASALKWVPQYQPCWVEFRVSLSNGSARCTNSSVHASSPAIQSDFNSNILHIPKAKLQLVEETVEKVIYSCRFFAILAVWGSLIGSFLCFIKGCTYVISSFQEYFTSQAKVILFLVEAIDIYLLGTVMLVFGMGLYELFISNLDKSKSMSEERTPYRSNLFGIFTLKERPKWLEIKTVSGLKTKIGHVIVMLLLIGLFEKSKKAVIHTPLDLLCFSASVLLCSGCLFLLSRLTEEN, encoded by the exons ATGCACAAAACTTTAAGCTTTCCGTCTCCAGACACCATGAAAATACCAACCACTAGAGGCTTAGCTACAAACTCTACAGCTCCATTCTTGAGCAGAATCTCAAAATCAGCTTCAGCACTTAAATGGGTTCCTCAATATCAGCCTTGTTGGGTCGAATTTCGGGTCTCCTTGTCAAACGGGTCAGCTCGTTGCACTAATTCATCAGTTCATGCGTCATCCCCTGCTATTCAGTCGGACTTTAATTCAAACATACTGCATATTCCAAAAGCAAAGTTACAACTTGTAGAGGAAACTGTAGAGAAG GTTATATACAGCTGTCGGTTTTTTGCTATTCTTGCAGTCTGGGGTTCATTGATCGGCTCATTTCTCTGTTTTATCAAG GGTTGCACTTATGTAATATCATCATTCCAAGAATACTTCACAAGCCAAGCAAAGGTCATACTGTTTCTTGTTGAGGCTATCG ATATATATCTGTTAGGAACAGTGATGTTAGTCTTTGGCATGGGTCTCTATGAGCTCTTCATCAGCAACCTTGACAAGTCAAAATCAATGTCAGAGGAAAGAACTCCATATAGATCAAATCTTTTCGGGATATTCACTCTAAAG GAACGGCCAAAATGGTTGGAGATAAAAACTGTTAGTGGGTTGAAGACCAAAATTGGTCATGTAATCGTAATGCTTCTTCTCATTGGTTTGTTCGAGAAGAGTAAGAAGGCTGTTATACACACACCATTAGATCTGCTTTGCTTCTCAGCTTCAGTGTTGCTTTGCTCTGGCTGCCTGTTTCTGCTTTCTAGACTCACCGAGGAGAATTGA